In one window of Musa acuminata AAA Group cultivar baxijiao chromosome BXJ3-2, Cavendish_Baxijiao_AAA, whole genome shotgun sequence DNA:
- the LOC135630780 gene encoding AT-hook motif nuclear-localized protein 23-like — MAGLDLGTASRFVHPLHLHLPHLNPDPDESPPAQAAGDASSEEPRSQGLELAAPAGPGDVVVRRPRGRPPGSKNRPKPPVIITRESANTLRAHILEVGSGCDVFDCIATYACRRQRGVSVLSGSGAVANVTLRQPPSAGTPIVSLHGHYEILSLSGSFLPPPAPPGATSLTIFLVGGQGQVIGGSVVGELIAAGPVIVIGATFTKVAYERLPLEEEEEPPQQQPQLEIHPLLSQSPTVGGATTAGIGASFRDPSSGLQFFNLPLSMPPWPVDGHGGWPGSAVPSRPPY, encoded by the coding sequence ATGGCCGGGTTAGACCTCGGTACAGCCTCCCGCTTCGTGCATCCCCTCCACCTCCATCTTCCCCACCTCAATCCCGACCCCGACGAATCTCCCCCTGCACAAGCGGCTGGCGACGCCTCCTCTGAGGAGCCGAGATCCCAGGGGTTGGAGCTCGCGGCCCCAGCTGGCCCTGGCGACGTCGTGGTGCGCCGCCCCCGAGGTCGACCGCCGGGCTCCAAGAACAGGCCGAAGCCGCCGGTGATCATCACCCGGGAGAGCGCCAACACCCTGCGGGCGCATATCCTGGAGGTCGGCAGTGGGTGCGACGTCTTCGATTGCATCGCGACCTACGCGTGCCGCCGCCAACGCGGCGTGTCCGTCCTCAGCGGAAGCGGCGCCGTCGCCAACGTCACCCTCCGTCAGCCCCCCTCCGCGGGGACGCCTATCGTCTCCCTCCATGGACACTACGAGATCCTGTCCCTCTCAGGCTCCTTCCTCCCCCCGCCCGCCCCCCCTGGTGCTACAAGCCTCACCATCTTCCTGGTCGGCGGCCAGGGGCAGGTCATCGGGGGCAGCGTCGTCGGAGAGCTCATCGCCGCCGGACCGGTGATAGTGATCGGCGCCACGTTTACCAAAGTCGCCTACGAGCGGCTGCCactcgaagaggaggaggagccacCGCAGCAGCAGCCGCAGCTAGAGATACATCCTCTCTTGTCTCAGAGCCCGACCGTTGGTGGAGCAACCACTGCCGGCATCGGCGCCTCCTTTCGAGACCCCTCGTCAGGGTTGCAGTTCTTCAATTTGCCGCTCAGCATGCCGCCCTGGCCAGTGGACGGACACGGCGGCTGGCCCGGGAGTGCCGTCCCGAGCCGACCGCCGTACTGA